From the Streptomonospora nanhaiensis genome, the window ACCTACCTGCCGTTCGACGGCGACCGGGTGCTCTCGCTCATCCTCAGCAAGGCGCTGCTGCTCGCCGAGGACACCCGCATCACCGACCCGACGATCCTCAGCCAGATACGGCCCCAGGGGGCCTAGGCGGGCCGGCGGTGCTCCCCTTCGGCCCGGTGCCGGGCCGAAGGGGAGCACCGGTCAGGCCCCGGGGTTCATCAGCCGGTTCTCCCACGCCCACACGGCGATCTCGGTGCGGTTGCGCAGCCCCAGCTTGGCCTGCACCGCCGACAGGTGGCTCTTGACGGTGCTCAGCGAGATGAACAGCTCGGCGGCGATCTCCTGGTTGGTGCGGCCCCGGGCGATGGACCGGACCACCTCGGTCTCCCGGTCCGGCAGCGGCCGGGCCGGACCGCGCGCGGGCGGCGCCCCCGCCGCCGCGAAGCGGCGCAGCAGCCGCGTGGTGACCGACGGCGAGATCAGCGCGTCGCCGGCGTGGGCGGCCCGCACCGACTCCACGAGCAGCCCGGGGCCGGCGTCCTTCAGCAGGAACCCGACCGCGCCGCTGCGCAGCGCGCCGTAGACGTACTCGTCCAGGTCGAAGGAGGTGAGCACCACCACCCGGGGCGGGTCGGCCGCGCCCGGTCCGGCGAGCGCCCGGGTGACCTCGATGCCGTCGAGGCGGGGCATGCGGATGTCCACCAGGCACACGTCGGGCCGCAGGCGCCGGGCCGCCTCGACCGCCTCGGCGCCGTCCGCCGCCTCGGCCACCACGGTGATGTCGGGCTGGTCCTCCAGGATGATCCGCAGGCTGGCGCGGATCAT encodes:
- a CDS encoding response regulator, which encodes MTIRVLLADDQAMIRASLRIILEDQPDITVVAEAADGAEAVEAARRLRPDVCLVDIRMPRLDGIEVTRALAGPGAADPPRVVVLTSFDLDEYVYGALRSGAVGFLLKDAGPGLLVESVRAAHAGDALISPSVTTRLLRRFAAAGAPPARGPARPLPDRETEVVRSIARGRTNQEIAAELFISLSTVKSHLSAVQAKLGLRNRTEIAVWAWENRLMNPGA